A single region of the Halorubrum depositum genome encodes:
- a CDS encoding TVP38/TMEM64 family protein, with protein sequence MNRRFALFGYLVAGVAIAGAAAVAWIASPEAAVARLALLADDPVRFGVALLALTAVRPLLAWPTTLLAVAVGFGYGWVGVPLGVALLVATAVVPYRLARAGRVRVRGASRTADRLCDAGERLATAAGGLRAVAATRLLPLPSDAVSVGAGAAGIRPRPFLLGTAVGELPWVIVGVAVGVSLDRLAAGDLSAVDPTVLVAMAGTGALLLAGPLYRTLVREEPATTA encoded by the coding sequence GTGAACCGCCGGTTCGCGCTGTTCGGATACCTCGTCGCGGGCGTCGCGATCGCGGGCGCGGCTGCGGTCGCCTGGATCGCGTCGCCCGAGGCCGCCGTCGCGCGACTCGCGTTGCTCGCGGACGACCCGGTCCGGTTCGGCGTCGCGCTCCTCGCGCTGACCGCCGTCAGGCCGCTGTTGGCGTGGCCGACGACGCTGCTCGCCGTTGCCGTCGGGTTCGGGTACGGCTGGGTCGGCGTCCCGCTCGGCGTCGCCCTGTTGGTGGCGACCGCCGTCGTCCCCTACCGACTCGCGCGGGCGGGACGGGTCCGCGTCCGCGGGGCCTCCCGGACCGCGGACCGGCTCTGCGACGCGGGCGAGCGACTGGCGACCGCGGCCGGAGGTCTCCGAGCCGTGGCGGCCACTCGCCTGCTTCCGCTCCCATCCGACGCGGTCTCGGTCGGGGCGGGGGCCGCGGGGATCCGCCCGCGGCCGTTCCTCCTCGGGACCGCGGTCGGCGAACTCCCCTGGGTGATCGTCGGCGTCGCCGTCGGCGTCTCGCTGGACCGGCTCGCGGCCGGCGACCTCTCCGCGGTCGATCCGACCGTGCTGGTCGCGATGGCCGGCACGGGAGCGCTGCTGCTCGCCGGGCCGCTGTATCGAACGCTCGTCCGAGAAGAACCCGCTACGACTGCGTGA
- the larC gene encoding nickel pincer cofactor biosynthesis protein LarC: MRTLVFDGRTGAAGDMICAALIAAGADPEVLSPVTDRLPVRYEIGETTNKGIRATTVDVLLDEKDGDGGEAGGDPDHGHDHGHGEDDHGHGEDDHGHGHDHDHEHGESERDHGHDHDHEHEHGDHAEGAGVHRSYPEVVALVESMDLPASVESVALDAFERLGLAEASVHGTDLDETHFHEVGADDAIADVVGAALLLDDLDPDRVVATPVATGGGEVSMSHGVYPVPAPATTEILAGAGFSVVGGPVDRELLTPTGAAILAAVAEGVDRLPSLDVDAAGYGAGDATFPDHPNVLRVLVGDGGSEGGATAGADVGGLVRDEIAVLETNLDDASPEVLGGLQESLVRAGARDVTVVPTTMKKSRPGHLVTVVCKPEDAEAVAERLARETGTLGVRQSGASHRWIAERAFETATLAVDGDAYEVSVKVASTADGDVYDVSAEYDDAAAVAETAGLPVRDVLRRAEARVRDRLGE, from the coding sequence ATGCGAACGCTCGTCTTCGACGGCCGGACCGGCGCCGCCGGCGACATGATCTGCGCCGCGCTGATCGCGGCCGGCGCCGACCCGGAGGTCCTCTCGCCCGTGACCGATCGGCTCCCGGTCCGGTACGAGATCGGGGAGACGACGAACAAGGGGATCCGAGCGACGACCGTCGACGTGCTCCTCGACGAGAAAGACGGCGACGGCGGAGAGGCCGGGGGCGATCCCGATCACGGACACGACCACGGTCACGGCGAGGACGACCACGGTCACGGCGAGGACGACCACGGTCACGGACATGACCACGACCACGAACACGGCGAGAGTGAGCGCGACCACGGACATGACCACGACCACGAACACGAGCACGGCGATCACGCCGAGGGAGCGGGCGTCCACCGCAGCTACCCCGAGGTCGTCGCGCTCGTCGAGTCGATGGATCTCCCTGCGTCCGTCGAGTCGGTCGCGCTCGACGCCTTCGAGCGTCTCGGGCTCGCCGAGGCGTCGGTCCACGGCACCGATCTCGACGAGACGCACTTCCACGAGGTCGGCGCGGACGACGCGATCGCCGACGTGGTGGGGGCGGCGCTCCTCCTCGACGACCTCGACCCCGACCGCGTCGTGGCGACTCCGGTCGCGACCGGCGGCGGCGAGGTCTCGATGAGCCACGGCGTCTACCCGGTCCCCGCGCCGGCGACGACCGAGATCTTAGCGGGCGCCGGCTTCTCGGTGGTCGGTGGCCCCGTCGACCGCGAGCTGCTCACGCCGACGGGGGCCGCGATACTGGCGGCGGTCGCCGAGGGCGTCGACCGCCTGCCCTCCCTCGACGTCGACGCCGCCGGCTACGGGGCGGGCGACGCGACCTTCCCGGATCACCCGAACGTCCTCCGCGTCCTCGTCGGCGACGGCGGTAGCGAGGGCGGTGCGACCGCGGGAGCGGACGTCGGCGGACTCGTCCGCGACGAGATCGCGGTGCTGGAGACGAACCTCGACGACGCCTCGCCCGAGGTGCTCGGCGGACTCCAGGAGAGCCTCGTGCGCGCCGGCGCCCGAGACGTGACGGTCGTCCCGACGACGATGAAGAAGTCGCGGCCGGGCCACCTCGTCACGGTCGTCTGCAAGCCGGAGGACGCCGAGGCGGTGGCGGAACGGCTCGCCCGCGAGACGGGGACCCTCGGCGTCCGACAGTCGGGCGCGAGCCACCGATGGATCGCGGAGCGTGCCTTCGAGACGGCGACGCTCGCGGTCGACGGCGACGCGTACGAGGTGTCGGTGAAGGTGGCGTCGACCGCCGACGGCGACGTCTACGACGTGAGCGCCGAGTACGACGACGCGGCCGCGGTCGCCGAGACCGCGGGGCTACCGGTCCGAGACGTGCTCCGGCGGGCGGAGGCGCGGGTGCGCGATCGCTTGGGCGAGTGA
- the aspS gene encoding aspartate--tRNA(Asn) ligase — translation MIERIHTSDVEPDADEVAIAGHVHEIRDLGGLVFLIVRDREGLIQIVFKEEREPELFEAVQDVGAEDVVRVVGEPLESDQAPGGVEIAPTEYEVIDEADSPLPLEISKDIEVDLSTRLDNRALDLRKPETLAVFTLRSKLMTAMEEWFDDEGFVDIKTPLISKGGAEGGAELFPILYYNKDAFLSQSPQLYKQMLMASGYEAVYETGTAFRAEDFATSRHVSEIAMFDVELAYIDDHDDVMDVQEESLRYALRAAAENAERELDLLDVDLDVPEDDFPRITFDEALDILEREYGHFPDDPTDLDTKGEKLLGEHFEEQGHPAFFVVGYPDEKFYYMQDVEGDEIASRKFDLIYKGQELSSGGQREHDVDRMVEVMEEEGVETANFEFYIEALSFGTPPHGGYGLGIDRLVQKVADLDNIKEAIMFPRDPNRLEP, via the coding sequence ATGATCGAGCGAATCCACACGTCGGACGTCGAACCGGACGCGGACGAGGTCGCCATCGCCGGCCACGTCCACGAGATCCGCGACCTGGGAGGCCTCGTCTTCCTCATCGTGCGCGACCGCGAGGGGCTCATCCAGATCGTCTTCAAGGAGGAGCGGGAGCCGGAGCTGTTCGAGGCCGTGCAGGACGTCGGTGCCGAGGACGTGGTCCGCGTCGTCGGCGAGCCGCTTGAGAGCGACCAGGCGCCCGGCGGCGTCGAGATCGCGCCGACCGAGTACGAGGTCATCGACGAGGCCGACTCCCCGCTCCCGCTGGAGATCTCGAAGGACATCGAGGTCGACCTCTCGACCCGGCTCGACAACCGCGCGCTCGACCTCCGGAAGCCGGAGACGCTCGCCGTCTTCACCCTCCGTTCGAAGCTGATGACCGCGATGGAGGAGTGGTTCGACGACGAGGGGTTCGTCGACATCAAAACGCCGCTCATCTCGAAGGGCGGCGCCGAGGGCGGCGCGGAGCTGTTCCCGATCCTCTACTACAATAAGGACGCGTTCCTCTCGCAGAGCCCGCAGCTGTACAAGCAGATGCTGATGGCCTCGGGCTACGAGGCCGTCTACGAGACGGGCACCGCGTTCCGCGCCGAGGACTTCGCGACCTCCCGGCACGTCTCCGAGATCGCGATGTTCGACGTGGAGCTTGCGTACATCGACGACCACGACGACGTGATGGACGTGCAAGAGGAGTCGCTGCGGTACGCGCTCCGCGCGGCCGCCGAGAACGCCGAGCGCGAGCTCGACCTCCTCGACGTCGACCTCGACGTGCCCGAGGACGACTTCCCGCGGATCACCTTCGACGAGGCGCTCGACATCCTCGAGCGCGAGTACGGCCACTTCCCGGACGACCCGACCGACCTCGACACGAAGGGCGAGAAGCTGCTGGGCGAGCACTTCGAGGAGCAGGGGCATCCCGCGTTCTTCGTCGTCGGCTACCCCGACGAGAAGTTCTACTACATGCAGGACGTCGAGGGCGACGAGATCGCCTCGCGGAAGTTCGACCTCATCTACAAGGGCCAGGAGCTCTCCTCGGGCGGGCAGCGCGAACACGACGTCGACCGCATGGTCGAGGTCATGGAAGAGGAGGGCGTCGAGACGGCGAACTTCGAGTTCTACATCGAGGCGCTCAGCTTCGGTACCCCGCCCCACGGCGGCTACGGGCTCGGCATCGACCGCCTCGTCCAGAAGGTCGCCGACCTCGACAACATCAAGGAGGCGATCATGTTCCCGCGCGACCCGAACCGGCTGGAGCCGTAG
- a CDS encoding M28 family metallopeptidase gives MHSQPTETDVSADPEAVERVRERRDALAPALGRTWTDDEPWRFLTDLTAIGSRMAGSDGERRAAGIVAEAFERAGLADVDTEPFELDAWERGSAALRVRVPDRGGVGTAREFESIALPYSPAGEVAGELVDVGYGTPAEIDERDVEGRIAVASTTTPDGRFVHRMEKFGYAIDAGAVGFVFVNHLDGQLPPTGSLTFGDEADAVAVGVSKETGAWLREYAAGGGGAGGVGGTRGAGDAAAEAEIAVEATTAPGESRNVVGRAGPDTDERLLLLAHYDGHDIAEGALDNGCGIATVATAAGILTEADLPIGVDVVAVGAEEVGLLGAEHLAETVDLDRIRGVVNVDGAGRFRDLVALAHASDAAASVAESVSTATRQPIAVDAEPHPFSDQWPFVRRGVPALQLHSDSGDRGRGWGHTRADTRDKVDDRNVREHAILTALLVCEFAAPERDVPRLDRDALVAEFRDADFETGMRAADLWPDDWE, from the coding sequence ATGCACTCGCAGCCGACCGAAACCGACGTATCTGCCGATCCGGAGGCCGTCGAGCGCGTCCGCGAGCGACGCGACGCGCTCGCGCCGGCGCTCGGCCGGACGTGGACGGACGACGAGCCGTGGCGCTTCCTCACCGACCTCACCGCGATCGGGAGCCGCATGGCCGGCAGCGACGGGGAGCGCCGGGCGGCCGGGATCGTCGCTGAGGCGTTCGAGCGCGCGGGACTCGCCGACGTCGACACCGAGCCGTTCGAGCTCGACGCTTGGGAGCGCGGGAGCGCGGCGCTCCGGGTTCGGGTCCCCGACCGAGGCGGTGTGGGGACCGCCCGCGAGTTCGAGTCGATCGCGCTCCCCTACTCGCCCGCCGGGGAGGTCGCAGGCGAACTCGTCGACGTCGGGTACGGCACCCCCGCCGAGATCGACGAGCGAGACGTCGAGGGGCGGATCGCCGTCGCCTCGACGACGACCCCGGACGGGCGGTTCGTCCACCGGATGGAGAAGTTCGGCTACGCGATCGACGCCGGCGCGGTCGGCTTCGTCTTCGTCAACCACCTCGACGGCCAGCTCCCGCCGACCGGCTCGCTGACGTTCGGCGACGAGGCCGACGCGGTCGCCGTCGGCGTCTCCAAGGAGACCGGCGCGTGGCTCCGCGAGTACGCGGCCGGTGGGGGCGGTGCTGGCGGCGTCGGCGGAACGCGCGGCGCGGGAGACGCCGCGGCCGAGGCCGAGATCGCGGTCGAGGCGACGACCGCCCCCGGCGAGAGCCGGAACGTCGTCGGCCGCGCGGGCCCCGACACCGACGAGCGGCTCCTGCTGCTCGCCCACTACGACGGCCACGACATCGCGGAGGGGGCGCTCGACAACGGCTGCGGGATCGCGACCGTCGCGACCGCGGCGGGGATCCTAACCGAGGCGGACCTCCCGATCGGCGTCGACGTCGTCGCCGTCGGCGCCGAGGAAGTGGGTCTGCTCGGCGCGGAGCACCTGGCCGAGACGGTCGACCTCGACCGGATCCGCGGCGTCGTCAACGTCGACGGCGCGGGGCGATTCCGCGACCTCGTCGCGCTCGCGCACGCCTCGGACGCCGCCGCGTCGGTCGCGGAGTCGGTGTCGACGGCGACCCGGCAGCCGATCGCGGTGGACGCGGAGCCGCACCCGTTCTCCGACCAGTGGCCGTTCGTCCGCCGCGGAGTGCCGGCGCTCCAGCTCCACAGCGACTCCGGCGACCGCGGTCGGGGGTGGGGCCACACGCGCGCCGACACGCGGGACAAGGTCGACGACCGCAACGTCCGGGAGCACGCGATTCTGACGGCCCTGCTCGTCTGCGAGTTCGCGGCCCCCGAGCGCGACGTGCCCCGGCTCGACCGCGACGCCCTCGTCGCCGAGTTCCGCGACGCCGACTTCGAGACGGGGATGCGCGCGGCCGACCTCTGGCCCGACGACTGGGAGTAG
- a CDS encoding tyrosine-type recombinase/integrase, whose amino-acid sequence MFDTIDDDDVELPVSPVAESTVEDLEEYPPLHRENYKGFKIDLLKWLLRTGKAPDKGDGYAIETVRQTHYRIEHAYRWKWEKDGITTDFTPDDADDLIKLLNARTTKPESEVAKYQKAIKRLFKYFNRAKGRDYEWDPGYLNSKGGSSMSHSYFKKYELGRLYEAALEISDFRSYNNKSLTPIERERLSHHLADRNGVKVDEIGPEDFKEAGSWKYPSIIAVCCDTGLRPIEVKRSNTEWINLRDQELVIPSKESSKGDSMWEVVLSSEATRALSNWMDERDALKKYDDSDAIWLTKYGNPYSSGSLNSLLNKLIERANIEPRNRDLTWYSIRRGVATLWANEEGIHNAKEQLRHKQIETTERYVHSGSEERGKLADSKW is encoded by the coding sequence ATGTTCGACACGATCGACGACGACGATGTAGAATTGCCTGTCTCACCAGTCGCAGAGTCAACTGTGGAAGATCTTGAAGAATATCCTCCACTACACCGAGAGAACTACAAGGGGTTCAAAATCGACCTCCTCAAGTGGTTACTCCGGACTGGCAAAGCTCCAGATAAGGGAGATGGATATGCGATAGAGACGGTTCGGCAGACACACTATCGCATTGAGCACGCATACCGCTGGAAATGGGAGAAAGATGGAATCACGACAGATTTCACTCCTGATGACGCCGACGACCTCATCAAACTACTCAATGCACGAACGACAAAGCCCGAGTCAGAGGTAGCAAAGTACCAGAAGGCGATCAAGCGACTGTTCAAATATTTCAATCGCGCAAAAGGCCGCGATTACGAGTGGGACCCTGGATACCTGAACAGCAAGGGTGGCTCTTCAATGAGTCATAGCTACTTCAAAAAGTACGAACTCGGTCGACTGTATGAAGCGGCGCTGGAAATCTCTGATTTTCGCAGTTATAACAACAAGTCACTGACCCCGATTGAGCGCGAACGGCTGTCCCATCACCTTGCAGATCGGAATGGGGTGAAAGTTGACGAGATTGGTCCGGAGGATTTCAAAGAAGCCGGTTCTTGGAAGTACCCGTCAATTATCGCAGTCTGCTGTGACACGGGACTCCGACCCATTGAGGTCAAGCGGTCGAACACAGAGTGGATCAACCTCCGCGATCAAGAACTCGTGATCCCCTCCAAGGAATCGAGTAAGGGAGATTCAATGTGGGAAGTCGTGCTGTCAAGTGAGGCAACACGCGCCCTGAGTAACTGGATGGACGAGCGTGATGCTCTGAAAAAATACGACGATAGCGATGCGATCTGGCTCACCAAATACGGGAATCCCTACAGCTCTGGGTCACTGAACAGTCTGCTAAATAAACTCATTGAGCGGGCAAACATTGAGCCGCGGAATCGGGATCTCACTTGGTACTCAATCCGGCGGGGAGTTGCAACTCTTTGGGCAAACGAGGAGGGTATTCACAACGCGAAAGAGCAGCTACGTCACAAACAAATTGAGACAACAGAGCGATATGTTCACTCGGGATCAGAGGAACGTGGTAAACTGGCTGACTCAAAGTGGTAA
- a CDS encoding DUF4382 domain-containing protein, with amino-acid sequence MTDRTPEADASETDSVSRRTYLQATGAAALGVAGVAGCVGRATGTLATRVTDQPADIGDFESLVVTIQGIWLGPEGAESGADGNETDDDGGDDENATDGDDADGNETDGDGGDDESDEPAGREYLEFDEPQEADLVQLQNGETQLIDERELSVGTYRFLQLDVSNVDGTLEGGDEADVDLPGNAPLTFNEEFDVRENTRTSFTADFAPVRRGNGSYLLRPVPRGIEVSYEESDGSGDDANGTEDDS; translated from the coding sequence GTGACGGACCGCACGCCCGAGGCCGACGCGTCCGAGACCGATTCGGTCTCCCGCCGGACCTACTTGCAGGCGACCGGCGCCGCCGCGCTCGGGGTCGCCGGGGTCGCCGGCTGCGTCGGCCGCGCGACCGGAACCCTCGCGACGCGGGTGACCGACCAGCCGGCCGACATCGGCGACTTCGAATCGCTCGTGGTCACCATACAGGGGATCTGGCTCGGACCCGAGGGCGCCGAGAGCGGCGCGGACGGGAACGAGACGGACGACGACGGCGGGGACGACGAGAACGCGACCGACGGGGACGACGCCGACGGCAACGAGACCGACGGCGATGGCGGAGACGACGAGAGCGACGAACCCGCCGGCCGTGAGTACCTCGAGTTCGACGAGCCGCAGGAAGCGGACCTCGTCCAGTTGCAGAACGGGGAGACGCAGCTGATCGACGAGCGCGAGCTGTCGGTCGGCACGTACCGGTTCCTCCAGCTCGACGTCTCGAACGTCGACGGCACGCTGGAGGGCGGCGACGAGGCCGACGTCGACCTGCCCGGGAACGCGCCGCTGACGTTCAACGAGGAGTTCGACGTCCGCGAGAACACCCGGACCAGCTTCACGGCCGACTTCGCGCCGGTCCGGCGCGGAAACGGCTCGTACCTCCTGCGTCCGGTTCCGCGCGGGATCGAGGTCTCCTACGAGGAGTCCGACGGGAGCGGGGACGACGCGAACGGGACCGAAGACGACTCGTGA
- a CDS encoding NAD(+)/NADH kinase gives MEVGIVARKGSERAASLAAELRDAVVAAGGSVWLDAETADALGEGDRGRSVDALVDADLAVAVGGDGTFLFVARNAGDTPIVGVNLGEVGFLNAVPPADAEAAVLAEVDAFGRGELDVREAPRLAARAGDWTSVPAANEIVIQSGRRGPGAGIDYEVRVDGSRYAGGHADGVLVATPTGSTAYNLSERGPLVGPGVSGLIVNEMAAESGMPPLVVDVDAAVTVAVEGVDEATVVSDGRNVTTLEAPVEVTVERTTPPMRIAGPPSDFFEALGKLS, from the coding sequence ATGGAGGTCGGCATCGTGGCGCGGAAGGGGAGCGAGCGCGCGGCGAGCCTCGCGGCCGAGCTGCGCGACGCGGTCGTCGCCGCCGGGGGGTCCGTCTGGCTCGACGCGGAGACGGCCGACGCGCTCGGCGAGGGCGACCGCGGGCGCTCGGTCGACGCCCTCGTCGACGCGGACCTCGCCGTCGCGGTCGGCGGCGACGGGACGTTCCTCTTCGTCGCGCGCAACGCCGGCGACACGCCCATCGTCGGCGTCAACCTCGGCGAGGTGGGGTTCCTCAACGCGGTTCCCCCGGCGGACGCAGAAGCGGCCGTGCTCGCCGAGGTCGACGCGTTCGGCCGCGGCGAGCTGGACGTCCGAGAGGCGCCGCGGCTCGCGGCGCGCGCGGGCGACTGGACGTCGGTGCCGGCGGCGAACGAGATCGTGATCCAGAGCGGCCGCCGCGGTCCGGGGGCCGGCATCGACTACGAGGTCCGCGTCGACGGGAGCCGCTACGCGGGCGGCCACGCCGACGGCGTCCTCGTCGCGACCCCGACCGGCTCGACGGCGTACAACCTCTCCGAGCGCGGCCCGCTCGTCGGCCCGGGCGTGAGCGGGCTCATCGTGAACGAGATGGCCGCCGAGTCGGGGATGCCGCCGCTCGTCGTCGACGTCGACGCCGCGGTCACGGTCGCGGTCGAGGGCGTCGACGAGGCGACCGTCGTCAGCGACGGGCGGAACGTGACGACGCTGGAGGCGCCGGTCGAGGTGACCGTCGAGCGGACGACGCCGCCGATGCGGATCGCCGGCCCTCCGTCGGACTTCTTCGAGGCGCTGGGGAAGCTCTCCTGA
- a CDS encoding KaiC domain-containing protein has translation MSEEDDWFERALRDLDEESDGSTDGESADARADNGEGVGDGPGNDRASDRGGEEDDPFGGVRDGTDETGQTDGTGGPAPEDGDDGAESDPFGAGSFGAGSFGDDDPFGGRGSGETDSSGEPTGGDFGGGDFGGSDFDGGSDGSDGGPFGGGSFGEDDPFGGYRNRAQGGSDDLGSDDFGFGDFGGGGDGTEPGFDVDPDEFESSIERTDVGIEGLDEMILGGVPSRSLLSVIGGAGTGKTTFALQFLNEALESDRKGIYITLEQTRESIFSTAEEKGWSFREHADEDRLAVVAIDPIEMANSLASIRNDLVRLIAEFDADRLVLDSVSLLEMMYDHPAKRRSEVFGFTRSLKEAGVTTLLTSEANQETPYASRHGIVEYLTDAVFVLQYVRGSDFRETRLAVEIQKIRDANHSRETKPYEITDTGISVYGQANIF, from the coding sequence ATGAGCGAGGAGGACGACTGGTTCGAGCGCGCGTTACGCGACCTCGACGAGGAGTCCGACGGCTCGACCGACGGCGAATCCGCCGACGCGAGGGCCGACAACGGCGAGGGCGTGGGTGACGGTCCCGGGAACGACAGGGCTTCCGACCGCGGGGGAGAGGAAGACGATCCGTTCGGTGGGGTCCGCGACGGAACTGACGAAACCGGCCAGACGGACGGAACGGGCGGACCGGCGCCCGAGGACGGAGACGACGGCGCCGAGAGCGATCCGTTCGGCGCGGGGTCGTTCGGCGCGGGGTCGTTCGGCGACGACGATCCGTTCGGCGGAAGGGGATCCGGTGAGACGGACTCGTCCGGTGAACCGACCGGTGGCGACTTCGGTGGTGGCGATTTCGGCGGTAGCGACTTCGACGGCGGCTCCGACGGCTCCGACGGGGGCCCTTTCGGCGGCGGGTCGTTCGGCGAGGACGATCCGTTCGGCGGGTATCGCAACCGCGCTCAGGGCGGGTCCGACGACCTCGGGTCAGACGACTTCGGGTTCGGCGACTTCGGCGGCGGTGGAGACGGGACCGAGCCCGGATTCGACGTCGACCCGGACGAGTTCGAGTCGTCGATCGAGCGCACCGACGTCGGCATCGAAGGGCTCGACGAGATGATCCTCGGCGGCGTCCCGAGTCGCTCCCTGCTCTCCGTTATCGGCGGGGCGGGGACGGGGAAGACGACGTTCGCGCTCCAGTTCCTCAACGAGGCGCTCGAGTCCGACCGGAAGGGGATCTACATCACGCTGGAACAGACGCGCGAGTCGATCTTCTCGACCGCCGAGGAGAAGGGGTGGTCGTTCCGCGAGCACGCCGACGAGGACCGGCTCGCCGTGGTCGCCATCGACCCCATCGAGATGGCGAACTCGCTCGCGTCGATCCGGAACGACCTCGTCCGGCTCATCGCCGAGTTCGACGCCGACCGGCTGGTGCTCGACTCCGTCTCCCTGCTGGAGATGATGTACGATCACCCCGCGAAGCGGCGCTCGGAGGTGTTCGGGTTCACTCGGTCGCTGAAGGAGGCCGGCGTGACGACGCTGCTGACCTCGGAGGCGAACCAGGAGACGCCGTACGCCTCCCGACACGGGATCGTCGAGTACCTCACCGACGCGGTGTTCGTACTCCAGTACGTCCGCGGCTCCGACTTCCGCGAGACCCGGCTCGCCGTCGAGATCCAGAAGATCCGCGACGCGAACCACTCCCGGGAGACGAAGCCGTACGAGATCACCGACACCGGGATCTCCGTCTACGGCCAGGCGAACATCTTCTGA